One stretch of Fictibacillus sp. b24 DNA includes these proteins:
- a CDS encoding Cof-type HAD-IIB family hydrolase, translated as MKLIAIDMDGTLVNKQLKVTKENSETILKAVEEGHHVVIATGRSYDEARHALEDAELHLPLICVNGAEIRSPDWEILSSIPLTFEQYEDIKKILDKEDIYYELYTSKGTYTDNREKAFEVMKDIILTSNPEATDDDVEKAALRRFRLGLVSVVGDFNKLMDEEDLEVYKFLAFSSDTAKLQRAFQHLQGVGELAVSSSADNNLEITNSEAQKGVALKKYAELKGISLENTMAIGDNYNDVSMLEIAGFPVAMGNAVDEIKEMAAFVTKENDESGVAFAIKRFLDKPYF; from the coding sequence ATGAAATTAATAGCAATTGATATGGATGGAACTTTAGTTAATAAGCAGTTAAAAGTCACAAAAGAAAACAGCGAAACGATCTTAAAAGCTGTAGAAGAAGGACATCATGTTGTGATTGCAACAGGACGATCTTATGATGAAGCAAGACATGCATTAGAAGATGCTGAGCTGCATTTGCCGCTTATTTGTGTCAATGGGGCGGAAATTAGGTCTCCAGACTGGGAAATCCTTTCTTCTATCCCTCTAACTTTTGAGCAATATGAAGATATAAAGAAGATCTTGGATAAAGAAGACATTTATTATGAGTTATACACGAGTAAAGGTACGTACACGGATAATCGTGAAAAAGCGTTTGAAGTCATGAAGGATATCATTTTAACTTCTAATCCTGAAGCAACAGATGACGATGTTGAAAAAGCAGCGCTCCGCCGTTTTCGTTTGGGGCTTGTAAGTGTTGTAGGAGATTTTAATAAGCTAATGGATGAAGAAGATCTAGAAGTATATAAATTCTTAGCATTCTCTAGCGACACAGCAAAACTTCAACGAGCATTTCAGCACTTACAAGGTGTAGGTGAGCTCGCTGTCAGTTCATCTGCTGACAACAACTTAGAAATTACAAACAGTGAAGCACAAAAAGGGGTAGCTTTAAAGAAATACGCAGAATTAAAAGGGATCTCTTTAGAGAATACGATGGCAATCGGCGATAACTACAATGATGTGTCCATGCTCGAAATTGCAGGGTTTCCAGTAGCGATGGGAAATGCAGTCGATGAAATCAAAGAAATGGCTGCATTCGTAACGAAGGAAAATGACGAGAGCGGAGTAGCGTTTGCTATTAAGAGGTTTTTAGATAAACCTTATTTTTAA
- a CDS encoding AzlD domain-containing protein produces the protein MSDQLIWVIIGMGIVTYIPRMLPLVLFHTNHLHPRVQGILKNVPFAILGALIFPGVLTINSESYLYGLIGAIAAFIAAWLNLNVILVVLSSILVLYGYTFL, from the coding sequence GTGAGTGACCAATTAATATGGGTAATTATCGGAATGGGAATCGTAACCTATATTCCAAGAATGCTCCCACTTGTCCTTTTTCACACGAACCATCTTCATCCCAGAGTGCAAGGGATCTTAAAAAACGTACCATTTGCCATATTAGGTGCTTTAATTTTCCCCGGAGTATTAACGATTAATTCAGAATCGTATCTATATGGCTTGATTGGAGCAATAGCTGCATTTATCGCAGCGTGGCTGAACTTGAATGTTATTCTCGTGGTGTTATCCTCCATCTTAGTTTTGTACGGTTATACGTTCTTGTAG
- a CDS encoding AzlC family ABC transporter permease produces the protein MPSPALHREQTSGHWKKGIQAGLPIAIGYMPVAFTFGLLAKAAGLSLFETVGMSIIVFAGASQYIALSMIAAASGAAELILTTFIMNIRHLLMSASLKERAEEDPKWLKAIYAFFITDETFSVAATSPEKKITGSYLLGLGLVAYSCWVVFSGVGYVMGSGLPQSLQNSMGIALYAMFIALLVPAAKKSRKVIALAASAAILNCFFSLIPALSGGWGIILSTIIAAVSIEFFIKGDEESE, from the coding sequence ATGCCAAGCCCTGCTTTACACAGAGAACAAACTTCTGGTCATTGGAAAAAGGGTATACAAGCGGGTTTGCCGATTGCGATCGGCTATATGCCTGTTGCGTTCACATTTGGTTTACTTGCTAAAGCTGCAGGTTTAAGTCTTTTTGAAACAGTAGGAATGAGTATTATTGTATTTGCCGGTGCTTCTCAATATATTGCTTTATCGATGATTGCTGCAGCGAGCGGAGCCGCAGAGCTGATTCTCACAACGTTCATCATGAATATCAGACATCTTCTGATGAGTGCTTCTCTTAAAGAAAGGGCGGAAGAAGACCCAAAATGGTTAAAAGCGATATATGCTTTTTTCATTACGGATGAAACCTTTTCTGTTGCTGCAACTTCACCTGAGAAAAAGATAACAGGAAGCTATTTGCTTGGTCTCGGACTTGTTGCATATAGCTGCTGGGTTGTGTTTTCAGGTGTGGGATATGTGATGGGATCAGGCTTGCCACAGTCCCTTCAAAACAGTATGGGTATAGCACTTTATGCAATGTTTATTGCACTGCTCGTACCAGCAGCCAAAAAAAGCAGGAAGGTTATTGCTCTAGCAGCAAGTGCAGCGATTTTAAACTGTTTTTTCTCACTGATTCCAGCTTTAAGCGGTGGCTGGGGTATTATTTTATCAACGATTATTGCAGCTGTATCAATTGAGTTTTTCATAAAAGGGGATGAAGAGAGTGAGTGA
- a CDS encoding undecaprenyldiphospho-muramoylpentapeptide beta-N-acetylglucosaminyltransferase: MKKLVLTGGGSAGHVTPHLALIPKLEKMGWDLHYIGSVDGIEKSLIQDGTNVPYYGISSGKLRRYFDLKNIKDPFKVAAGVAQAYFKLGKIKPDAVFSKGGFVAVPVVIAARMRNIPVYIHESDITPGLANKISSKFASKIFVTFDEAKKHFAAGQAIVTGSPIRDELLQGSKEKGLSFLGFRSHLPVLTIMGGSLGARKINEALREGLPELLRSYQIVHICGKGNLDESLQNTEGYRQFEYIQSELPDVVAATDFVISRAGSNSIFEWLTLKIPMLLIPLSRAASRGDQILNAQSFEKQGYCHVLYEEELTKATLISSLKDLKVDQENIKRNMESFKASDSVDLILRTITGEK; this comes from the coding sequence TTGAAGAAATTAGTTTTAACGGGCGGTGGTTCTGCTGGACACGTAACCCCGCATCTAGCATTAATACCTAAATTAGAAAAAATGGGATGGGACCTGCATTATATCGGTTCTGTTGATGGAATAGAAAAAAGCTTGATTCAAGATGGCACAAACGTACCGTATTACGGGATTTCTAGCGGAAAACTGCGTCGCTATTTTGACTTAAAAAATATTAAAGATCCTTTTAAAGTTGCGGCAGGTGTTGCACAAGCTTATTTCAAGCTTGGCAAAATTAAGCCTGATGCTGTTTTCTCAAAAGGAGGTTTCGTAGCTGTACCAGTTGTTATTGCTGCACGGATGCGAAACATTCCTGTTTACATTCATGAATCCGATATTACACCAGGTCTTGCTAATAAAATTTCGTCTAAGTTTGCTTCAAAGATTTTTGTTACGTTTGACGAAGCCAAAAAACATTTTGCAGCAGGGCAAGCCATTGTAACTGGATCACCTATTCGCGATGAGCTTCTGCAAGGCTCTAAAGAAAAAGGACTTTCTTTCTTGGGATTCAGAAGCCATCTGCCCGTCTTAACTATTATGGGTGGAAGCTTAGGGGCGCGAAAAATTAACGAAGCACTTCGTGAAGGACTGCCTGAACTGCTTCGTTCTTATCAAATCGTACACATTTGCGGAAAAGGAAACCTGGATGAAAGCTTGCAAAACACGGAAGGATATCGTCAGTTTGAATATATTCAAAGTGAATTGCCAGATGTTGTTGCTGCGACAGACTTCGTGATTTCGCGCGCTGGATCGAACAGTATCTTTGAATGGCTGACACTCAAGATTCCGATGCTGCTAATCCCGCTTTCAAGAGCGGCGAGCCGGGGAGATCAGATTCTTAACGCTCAATCTTTTGAAAAACAAGGCTATTGTCACGTTTTGTATGAAGAAGAACTAACGAAAGCCACGCTGATTTCTTCACTAAAAGACTTAAAGGTTGATCAAGAGAATATAAAGCGAAACATGGAAAGCTTTAAAGCGTCTGATAGTGTGGATCTAATTCTTCGTACGATTACAGGCGAGAAGTAA